Proteins encoded together in one Polaribacter reichenbachii window:
- a CDS encoding pentapeptide repeat-containing protein, whose product MSDKIKELERENLILKERLATLENSTPSKKKRWQFFIKFTATFIAGKKLKTSIYNSIQEFNEQKRISLQTTSDLIASIVKRLTRIGVVALLFALLPTTLMIYQNSLLKKQNKKIQEQTHLAEASRRSAQMFIMGDILSDINTELETKKDKKLSKTLVSRIVGLSRAMKPYRYLVDDKLIEKSISPERGQLLITLFKSDLNPAFFEDQILQESDFTQAELKGANLYKVILRAINLKNADLSDATLVNIDARRAIFENANLKNADLGYANLSDAVLRNANLTKAILLKTKLTKADFTNAILDSAVVDNLNWINYIKDDLHLKGAEQLYKNYKVDSVYSKVFDKKVPTVLRR is encoded by the coding sequence ATGTCTGATAAAATTAAAGAGTTAGAAAGAGAAAATTTAATCTTAAAAGAACGTTTAGCAACACTTGAAAATTCAACACCATCAAAAAAGAAAAGATGGCAATTTTTTATAAAGTTTACAGCTACTTTTATCGCTGGGAAAAAATTGAAAACGAGTATTTATAACTCTATACAAGAATTTAACGAGCAAAAAAGAATTTCTCTACAAACTACATCAGATTTAATTGCGAGTATTGTTAAAAGACTAACTAGAATAGGAGTAGTAGCGTTACTTTTTGCATTGTTGCCAACAACTTTAATGATTTACCAAAATAGCTTATTAAAAAAGCAAAACAAAAAAATTCAAGAGCAAACACATTTGGCAGAAGCTTCTAGAAGATCTGCCCAGATGTTTATTATGGGTGATATTTTAAGTGATATTAATACTGAACTCGAAACTAAAAAAGACAAAAAATTATCAAAAACTTTAGTGAGTAGAATTGTTGGTTTAAGTAGAGCAATGAAACCTTATAGATATTTGGTAGATGATAAATTAATTGAAAAATCCATTAGCCCAGAAAGAGGTCAGTTATTAATTACGTTGTTTAAAAGTGACTTAAATCCTGCTTTTTTTGAAGATCAAATATTACAAGAAAGTGATTTTACGCAAGCTGAATTAAAAGGAGCAAACTTGTATAAAGTTATTTTAAGAGCTATTAATTTAAAAAACGCTGATTTATCTGATGCAACTCTAGTAAATATTGATGCAAGAAGAGCAATTTTTGAAAATGCCAACTTAAAAAATGCAGATTTAGGTTATGCAAACCTAAGTGATGCTGTTTTAAGAAATGCAAATCTAACGAAAGCTATTTTATTAAAAACAAAATTAACCAAAGCCGATTTTACAAATGCAATTCTTGATAGTGCTGTAGTCGATAATTTAAATTGGATAAACTATATTAAAGACGACTTACATTTAAAAGGAGCTGAACAGCTTTATAAAAACTACAAAGTAGATAGCGTTTATTCTAAGGTTTTTGATAAAAAAGTGCCAACAGTTTTGAGGAGGTAA
- a CDS encoding exo-beta-N-acetylmuramidase NamZ domain-containing protein, producing MILFILRKSTYLFLFLLMNFQLISCAKRVQNSELAIKTESKQQLEIKTGAENTGLYLDLLKGKNVAIVANQTSVLSVLQRTEVAPDIMGSKKVTHHLVDYLFSYNNINVKKVFAPEHGFRGKADAAEHIKDGIDNKTGLPILSLHGKSKKPSQQQLSGIDIVVFDIQDVGARFYTYISTLHYVMEACAEAGIPVIVLDRPNPNGQYVDGPVLEMEHSSFVGKHPVPVVYGMTIGEYGQMINGEKWLKNGIQCDLKVIPLKNYTHNSEYSLAIRPSPNLPNDKSINLYPSLGFFEGTIINAGRGTEFQFQRYGASFFPKSDFNYTPKANFGAKYPKEKGKLCYGVDLSNAKKLSSINLEWLIDAYQKTPKTEKFFGNTFTIHAGNTKLQQQIEEGLSAKEIQETWKKDLEGFKLIREQYLIYD from the coding sequence ATGATTCTTTTTATACTTCGTAAAAGTACCTATTTATTTTTGTTTTTGTTGATGAATTTTCAGCTGATTTCTTGCGCTAAACGTGTTCAAAATTCTGAATTAGCAATTAAAACCGAATCAAAACAACAATTAGAAATTAAAACAGGAGCAGAAAACACTGGGCTATATCTCGATCTTTTAAAAGGAAAAAATGTGGCTATTGTTGCCAATCAAACCTCTGTTTTATCTGTTTTACAAAGAACAGAAGTTGCCCCAGATATTATGGGTTCTAAAAAAGTTACGCATCATTTAGTAGATTATTTATTCAGTTACAATAATATTAATGTAAAAAAAGTATTTGCTCCTGAACATGGTTTTCGTGGCAAAGCAGATGCTGCAGAACATATAAAAGACGGAATTGATAACAAAACAGGTTTACCAATACTTTCTTTACATGGAAAAAGTAAAAAACCGAGTCAACAACAATTAAGTGGTATTGATATTGTTGTTTTTGATATTCAAGATGTGGGTGCTCGTTTTTACACGTATATTTCTACTTTACATTATGTTATGGAAGCTTGTGCTGAAGCCGGAATTCCTGTAATTGTTTTAGACAGACCCAACCCAAATGGACAGTATGTTGATGGTCCTGTTTTAGAAATGGAACATTCTAGTTTTGTTGGTAAACATCCTGTACCTGTAGTTTATGGAATGACAATTGGCGAATATGGACAAATGATAAATGGCGAAAAATGGTTAAAAAACGGAATTCAATGTGATTTAAAAGTGATTCCTTTAAAAAATTATACTCATAATTCCGAATATAGTTTAGCTATTAGACCTTCACCTAATTTACCTAATGATAAATCTATAAACCTCTACCCAAGTTTAGGTTTTTTTGAAGGCACAATTATAAATGCTGGTAGAGGAACAGAGTTTCAGTTTCAGAGATATGGAGCATCATTTTTTCCAAAAAGTGATTTTAACTATACTCCTAAAGCTAACTTTGGAGCAAAATATCCGAAAGAAAAAGGTAAATTATGTTATGGTGTAGATTTAAGTAATGCTAAAAAACTAAGTTCCATAAATTTAGAATGGCTAATTGATGCTTATCAAAAAACACCTAAAACCGAAAAATTTTTTGGCAATACTTTTACCATTCACGCAGGAAACACAAAATTACAACAACAAATAGAAGAAGGATTATCTGCTAAAGAAATTCAAGAAACTTGGAAAAAAGATTTGGAAGGTTTTAAATTAATTAGGGAACAATATTTGATATATGATTAG
- a CDS encoding ABC transporter permease, with protein MNYELFIAKRIIAGKKYKNSISSPIIKIAITAIALGIIIMLIAVATGLGLQYKIRDKMAGFKGHIQIVNYDNNNSEVSTTPVKKDEEFYPKFKNISGIKNIQVFANKGGILRTKTDFEGIIFKGVSTDYDWSFFKEYLVEGVVPNFNKSRTREVLLSETVANRLQLKLNDTILATFLKTSTSKLPSNKKYIISGIYNSGFAQFDKSVMIGDIREVQKINKWTENEVGGFEVLIDDFNTIDAIGEEIYREIGVTLNKKTIVETYQNVFEWIKLFDNNVWFIIAIMIVIAGINMITALLVLILERVQMIGILKALGSYDTSIRKIFLYNASYLILKGLFWGNIIGLSIIFIQHYFKVITLNPETYYVTTMPVYISFSAIILLNIGTLLLCFLMLIIPSFIITKIQPSKSIKFA; from the coding sequence TTGAATTACGAGTTATTTATTGCAAAACGCATTATTGCTGGCAAAAAGTATAAAAATAGTATATCATCACCAATAATAAAAATTGCAATTACAGCAATTGCATTGGGTATAATTATTATGTTGATTGCTGTTGCAACTGGTTTGGGCTTGCAATATAAAATTCGTGATAAAATGGCCGGTTTTAAAGGTCATATTCAAATCGTAAATTACGATAACAATAATTCTGAAGTTTCTACAACTCCTGTTAAAAAAGATGAAGAATTTTATCCAAAGTTTAAAAACATTTCGGGTATAAAAAATATTCAAGTATTTGCCAATAAAGGCGGTATTTTAAGAACTAAAACCGATTTTGAAGGCATTATTTTTAAAGGAGTTTCTACAGATTACGATTGGTCTTTTTTTAAAGAATATTTGGTAGAAGGTGTTGTGCCTAATTTTAATAAGTCAAGAACTAGAGAAGTTTTATTATCAGAAACTGTTGCAAATCGTTTACAATTAAAATTGAACGATACTATTTTAGCTACTTTTTTAAAAACATCAACCAGTAAATTACCAAGTAATAAAAAATATATTATTTCTGGAATTTATAATTCTGGCTTTGCACAATTTGATAAAAGTGTAATGATTGGTGATATTAGAGAGGTGCAAAAAATAAACAAATGGACAGAAAATGAAGTTGGTGGTTTTGAAGTTTTAATTGATGATTTTAATACTATTGATGCAATTGGTGAAGAAATTTACAGAGAAATAGGAGTAACTTTAAATAAGAAAACCATTGTAGAAACTTATCAAAATGTATTTGAATGGATTAAACTTTTTGATAATAATGTTTGGTTTATCATTGCAATTATGATTGTAATTGCAGGTATAAATATGATAACAGCCTTGTTAGTTTTAATTCTAGAACGTGTACAAATGATTGGTATTCTTAAAGCATTAGGTAGTTACGATACTAGTATTAGAAAAATATTTTTATACAATGCATCTTATTTAATTTTAAAAGGACTTTTTTGGGGTAATATTATTGGGTTGTCTATTATTTTTATTCAACATTATTTTAAGGTAATTACACTTAATCCTGAAACATACTATGTAACAACAATGCCAGTTTATATTTCTTTTTCTGCAATTATTTTGCTAAATATTGGTACGTTACTTTTGTGTTTTTTAATGTTGATAATTCCTTCTTTTATCATAACTAAAATTCAACCTTCAAAATCTATTAAATTTGCTTAA